In Limosilactobacillus sp. WILCCON 0051, a single window of DNA contains:
- the ileS gene encoding isoleucine--tRNA ligase: protein MRVKDTLNIGKTKFPMRGRLPETEAQREKLWEDNKVYEQRQKLNQGKPTFILHDGPPYANGNIHIGHAMNKISKDFIVRYKSMAGFRAPYVPGWDTHGLPIEHQLTKMGYDRKKMSTTEFRDLCRKFALEQVDKQRTDFKRLGVSGEWDNPYLTLAKEFEAQQIKVFGAFAKKGLLYQAKKPVYWSWSSESALAEAEVEYHDVVAKTAYFCEQVIDGKGRLDNDTYLVGWTTTPWTIPASEAVAVNPKIIYAVVKPANDDRKFVIADELVAKCAEKFGWDEYEVVDRLSGQDMDRMTSKHPYNDKEMLVVNGDHVTLEAGTGLVHTAPGYGDDDYQVGKKYGLPIFAPMNDQGVLTAENGPEFDGVFYQDADDISLDLLKQHHALLKQEPLEHSYPFDWRTKKPIVFRATDQWFVSIDKMRDEILNAVDEVKYYPSWGKVRLHNMLKDRGDWVISRQRVWGVPLPIFYAEDGTPIMTEETINHVSDLFREYGSNVWFERDAKDLLPEGFTSEHSPHGQFKKETDIMDVWFDSGSSHQGVLAERDYLTYPCDMYLEGSDQYRGWFNSSLICSVVLSGHAPYKSIVSQGFTLDKDGKKMSKSIGNVIDPNKVVKQMGAEIIRLWVMSADTSADVRVSMDTFKQISDAYRKLRNTFRFLLANTADFDANDDTVSYEKLESVDQYMVVKLNRFLKEMRDLFDEYDFMTAYKKLINFVNNDLSAFYMNVAKDVLYVEAKDSHARRSMQTVFYDILVTLVKLLTPILPHTTEEVWEYMDEPEQFVQLTEIPEPRTYANEEELLSKWDDFMEIRSHVLKALEEARDAKLIGKSLEAQADLYLTDSQKTLLDSMNADAGLLFGVSALHVHDADQAPADAEKFNDNVAVKVSVAAGETCQRCRMVKEDVGEDAVYPMLCARCAKLVRENFPETVATGLEK, encoded by the coding sequence ATGCGGGTCAAAGACACTTTGAACATCGGCAAGACTAAGTTCCCTATGCGTGGACGCTTGCCGGAAACCGAAGCACAACGCGAAAAGCTGTGGGAAGACAACAAAGTCTACGAACAGCGGCAAAAATTGAATCAGGGCAAGCCAACTTTTATTCTTCACGATGGCCCTCCATATGCTAATGGGAACATCCACATTGGCCATGCCATGAACAAGATTTCCAAAGACTTTATCGTTCGCTACAAGTCAATGGCTGGTTTTCGGGCACCATACGTACCAGGCTGGGATACGCATGGTCTGCCGATTGAGCATCAGCTGACCAAGATGGGCTATGACCGCAAGAAGATGAGCACGACCGAATTTCGGGATCTGTGCCGTAAGTTTGCCTTGGAACAGGTCGACAAGCAGCGGACTGACTTTAAGCGGCTGGGTGTCTCTGGCGAATGGGACAATCCATACCTGACGCTGGCTAAGGAGTTTGAAGCACAACAGATCAAAGTCTTTGGTGCTTTTGCCAAGAAGGGTCTGCTATATCAAGCTAAAAAGCCGGTCTACTGGTCATGGTCATCTGAATCTGCGTTGGCAGAAGCCGAAGTTGAATATCATGACGTTGTAGCCAAGACGGCTTACTTCTGTGAACAGGTTATTGATGGCAAGGGACGTTTGGACAATGATACGTACCTGGTTGGCTGGACGACTACTCCTTGGACGATTCCAGCTTCTGAAGCCGTTGCCGTAAATCCTAAGATTATCTATGCCGTAGTTAAGCCGGCTAATGATGATCGCAAGTTCGTCATTGCCGATGAGCTGGTTGCCAAATGTGCTGAAAAGTTCGGCTGGGATGAATATGAAGTCGTTGATCGGCTGTCTGGTCAAGACATGGATCGCATGACCAGCAAGCACCCATACAACGACAAGGAAATGCTGGTCGTTAATGGTGATCACGTTACGCTTGAAGCAGGGACGGGGCTGGTTCATACCGCGCCAGGCTATGGTGATGATGACTACCAAGTCGGCAAGAAGTATGGCCTGCCAATCTTTGCACCAATGAACGATCAGGGTGTCTTGACCGCTGAAAACGGTCCTGAGTTTGATGGCGTCTTCTATCAGGATGCAGACGACATTTCGTTGGATCTTTTGAAGCAGCATCATGCGCTTTTGAAGCAGGAACCGCTGGAACACAGCTATCCATTTGACTGGCGGACCAAAAAGCCAATCGTCTTCCGGGCTACTGATCAATGGTTCGTCTCAATTGACAAGATGCGTGATGAAATCTTGAATGCCGTTGATGAAGTTAAGTACTACCCAAGCTGGGGCAAGGTTCGGCTGCACAACATGCTCAAGGATCGCGGCGACTGGGTCATCTCGCGTCAACGGGTCTGGGGCGTGCCACTGCCAATCTTCTACGCTGAAGACGGCACGCCGATCATGACTGAAGAAACGATCAACCATGTTTCCGACCTGTTCCGTGAGTATGGCTCCAACGTTTGGTTTGAACGCGATGCCAAGGACCTGCTGCCAGAAGGATTTACCAGTGAACATTCGCCACATGGTCAGTTTAAGAAAGAAACCGACATCATGGACGTTTGGTTCGACTCTGGCTCCAGTCATCAAGGCGTATTGGCTGAGCGTGACTACCTGACCTACCCATGCGACATGTATCTGGAAGGCTCTGACCAGTATCGTGGCTGGTTCAACTCCAGTCTGATCTGCAGCGTCGTGCTCTCTGGTCATGCTCCATACAAGTCCATCGTTTCGCAAGGCTTTACGCTGGACAAGGATGGCAAAAAGATGTCCAAGTCGATCGGTAACGTTATTGATCCAAACAAGGTCGTTAAGCAGATGGGGGCCGAAATTATCCGTCTTTGGGTAATGAGTGCCGATACTTCGGCTGATGTGCGGGTTTCAATGGATACGTTCAAGCAGATCTCGGATGCCTACCGGAAGCTGCGCAATACCTTCCGCTTCCTCTTGGCCAACACGGCTGACTTTGATGCCAATGACGACACGGTTTCCTATGAAAAGCTGGAAAGCGTTGACCAATACATGGTTGTTAAGCTGAACCGCTTCTTAAAGGAAATGCGCGATCTGTTTGATGAATATGACTTCATGACGGCCTACAAGAAGCTGATCAACTTTGTCAACAATGATCTGTCGGCATTCTACATGAACGTAGCCAAGGATGTCTTGTACGTCGAAGCCAAGGATTCTCATGCGCGTCGTTCAATGCAGACGGTCTTTTACGACATTTTGGTAACGCTGGTTAAGCTGCTGACGCCAATTCTGCCGCACACGACTGAAGAAGTCTGGGAATACATGGATGAGCCAGAACAGTTCGTCCAGCTGACTGAGATTCCAGAGCCACGGACCTACGCCAATGAAGAAGAACTGCTGAGCAAGTGGGACGACTTTATGGAGATTCGCTCTCATGTTTTGAAGGCGCTGGAAGAAGCACGTGATGCCAAGCTGATTGGTAAGTCACTGGAAGCACAGGCTGATCTGTACTTAACCGACAGTCAAAAGACGCTTTTGGACAGCATGAACGCTGATGCCGGTCTGCTCTTTGGGGTATCAGCACTGCACGTTCATGATGCTGACCAAGCACCAGCTGATGCCGAGAAGTTCAACGACAATGTTGCCGTGAAGGTTTCCGTCGCTGCTGGCGAAACCTGCCAACGCTGCCGGATGGTTAAAGAAGACGTTGGCGAAGATGCCGTTTATCCAATGCTTTGTGCGCGCTGTGCAAAGCTGGTGCGGGAAAACTTCCCTGAAACGGTTGCTACTGGCCTAGAAAAGTAA
- a CDS encoding cold-shock protein, whose translation MLKGRVKNFDAQKGWGFIEVENEPDVFVHFNGIEGSGHRELKPGQLVSLVVVQGRKGPQAAHVRPLDNF comes from the coding sequence TTGCTAAAAGGACGCGTAAAAAATTTTGATGCCCAAAAAGGCTGGGGCTTTATCGAGGTTGAAAACGAACCAGACGTCTTTGTTCACTTTAATGGCATTGAAGGCAGCGGCCATCGTGAGCTAAAGCCCGGACAGCTGGTTTCCTTAGTCGTCGTACAAGGAAGAAAAGGGCCGCAAGCTGCTCATGTTCGACCATTGGATAATTTTTAG
- a CDS encoding NUDIX hydrolase has translation MDLEEKTLDRQTVFKGHIVDVELQHVKTPQGNTAVREIVRHAPAIALLVIDDDQKMILEKQWRSPVQNITWEIPAGKLDERDQGDARHAAVRELNEETRLKADELTKITSFYSSVGFCDEFLTLYLAKGLKPVERALPQDQDEDIKLYRFSLEEALQMIANGEIQDSKTIVAVYYWQAQTLAQKLKENNEKSTD, from the coding sequence ATGGATCTAGAAGAAAAAACGCTTGATCGGCAGACGGTCTTCAAAGGCCATATAGTCGACGTTGAGCTTCAGCACGTCAAAACACCGCAGGGAAATACTGCCGTGCGTGAGATCGTTCGTCATGCCCCGGCAATTGCTTTGTTGGTAATTGATGATGATCAAAAGATGATTTTGGAAAAACAGTGGCGATCCCCAGTGCAGAATATTACCTGGGAAATTCCGGCCGGCAAGCTGGATGAGCGTGATCAAGGCGATGCAAGACATGCGGCCGTTCGTGAGCTGAACGAGGAAACGCGCCTTAAAGCTGACGAATTGACCAAGATTACGTCTTTTTACAGTTCCGTAGGCTTTTGCGATGAATTTTTGACGCTTTATCTGGCTAAAGGTCTCAAACCGGTTGAACGCGCCCTGCCGCAAGACCAAGATGAAGACATCAAGCTCTACCGCTTCAGTCTTGAGGAGGCTTTGCAGATGATTGCCAATGGTGAGATTCAAGACTCCAAGACGATCGTAGCGGTTTATTATTGGCAGGCTCAGACACTGGCCCAGAAATTAAAGGAAAATAATGAAAAATCAACAGATTGA
- a CDS encoding 5'-methylthioadenosine/adenosylhomocysteine nucleosidase — MKFGIICAMQEEIKELKAALKNNQTKTLGDKEYFTGQIDGQDVVLVESGIGKVEAAITAEHLAVDFAVDVIINSGSAGGIGEGLHVGDVVVSSETAYHDVDATAFGYEYGQLPQKAPRFKASQQWGSALMAAGEKTGLNVKRGLIVSGDQFVASQAAIAKIKQHFPDALSAEMEGAAVGQVACDHKLPYVVVRAMSDTGDEKASVSFDEFIIEAGKRSAKMLLQLFSDLNAQEG; from the coding sequence ATGAAGTTTGGAATTATTTGTGCGATGCAAGAGGAGATCAAGGAACTAAAAGCAGCTCTAAAAAATAATCAGACCAAGACGCTGGGCGATAAAGAGTACTTTACCGGTCAGATTGATGGTCAAGACGTCGTACTGGTTGAATCTGGAATCGGCAAGGTTGAGGCTGCAATTACTGCCGAGCATTTGGCAGTGGACTTTGCCGTTGACGTCATTATCAACTCTGGTTCGGCTGGCGGTATTGGCGAAGGCCTGCACGTTGGCGACGTGGTAGTTTCTTCAGAGACGGCCTATCATGATGTTGACGCAACTGCTTTTGGCTATGAATACGGCCAGCTGCCGCAAAAAGCGCCTCGCTTCAAAGCTTCGCAGCAATGGGGCAGTGCTTTGATGGCGGCGGGCGAAAAGACCGGCTTGAACGTCAAGCGCGGCCTGATCGTTTCAGGTGATCAATTTGTTGCCAGTCAGGCTGCGATTGCCAAGATCAAGCAGCACTTCCCAGATGCTCTGTCTGCTGAAATGGAGGGAGCGGCCGTGGGACAGGTGGCCTGTGATCACAAGCTTCCTTACGTCGTTGTGCGGGCAATGTCTGATACTGGTGATGAAAAGGCCAGTGTCTCATTTGATGAGTTTATCATCGAAGCCGGTAAGCGTTCAGCTAAGATGCTTTTACAGCTGTTTAGCGATTTAAACGCTCAGGAGGGATAA
- a CDS encoding cysteine desulfurase, whose product MAEFVSKLKLPGDTDTYSISPEIKKYTLLDLGFEQSARGVYTYLGSLDRQNPFKPVARLKIRINPEMTGFKMETVNTNGFREVNIFKHPRADELTTQYHFILNEMVERHIFDRQ is encoded by the coding sequence ATGGCTGAATTTGTTTCTAAGCTAAAGCTTCCCGGCGATACTGACACATATTCAATCAGTCCGGAGATAAAAAAATACACGCTGCTTGATCTAGGATTTGAACAATCGGCGCGGGGTGTCTATACCTACTTAGGCAGCCTGGATCGGCAAAATCCATTCAAACCGGTTGCTCGTTTGAAGATTCGTATTAATCCTGAAATGACGGGTTTTAAAATGGAAACCGTCAATACTAATGGCTTTCGTGAAGTCAACATTTTTAAGCATCCGCGTGCTGATGAATTGACGACTCAGTATCACTTCATCTTGAATGAAATGGTAGAGCGGCATATCTTTGATCGTCAATAA
- the mnmA gene encoding tRNA 2-thiouridine(34) synthase MnmA, producing the protein MTDNSKTRVVVGMSGGVDSSVTALLLKRQGYDVVGVFMKNWDDTDENGVCTATEDYKDVAKVATQIGIPYYSVNFEKEYWDRVFKYFIAEYKKGRTPNPDVICNKEIKFKAFIEYAHQLGAEYVATGHYADLKADADGNMHLMRAADPHKDQTYFLSQLDHAQLDHVLFPLAGYTKKQVREIAKEAGLAVADKKDSVGICFIGEDGHFREFLSQYLPAQPGNMETVDGKVVGQHAGLMYYTIGQRRGLGLGGNKESNEPWFVIGKDITKNVLYVGQGYENEHLYATHLEASDIHWVDDVVSRYGRHFHCTAKFRYRQIDEGVTVTISDDDQMVTVEFDEPARAITPGQAVVFYDGQECLGSAIIDRAYNHDHQLQYV; encoded by the coding sequence ATGACAGACAACTCTAAGACTCGCGTTGTCGTTGGTATGAGTGGCGGCGTTGACTCCTCAGTCACGGCGCTTTTGCTGAAACGGCAAGGCTATGATGTCGTGGGCGTCTTTATGAAGAATTGGGATGACACTGATGAAAACGGCGTCTGTACCGCAACTGAGGACTATAAGGACGTCGCCAAGGTTGCCACGCAGATTGGCATTCCATATTATTCAGTGAACTTTGAAAAGGAATACTGGGACCGGGTCTTTAAGTACTTCATTGCTGAATATAAGAAGGGCCGCACGCCTAATCCTGACGTCATCTGCAACAAAGAGATCAAATTCAAGGCTTTTATTGAATATGCTCATCAGTTGGGTGCCGAGTACGTTGCAACCGGTCACTATGCTGATTTGAAAGCAGATGCTGATGGCAATATGCATTTGATGCGGGCAGCTGATCCGCATAAAGATCAGACCTATTTCTTGAGTCAGCTGGATCATGCTCAGCTGGATCATGTTTTGTTCCCACTGGCTGGCTACACTAAAAAGCAGGTGCGCGAGATTGCCAAGGAAGCAGGACTGGCGGTTGCTGATAAGAAAGACTCGGTAGGAATCTGCTTTATCGGAGAAGATGGTCATTTCCGTGAATTCTTGAGCCAGTATCTGCCAGCACAGCCCGGCAACATGGAAACCGTTGATGGCAAGGTAGTTGGTCAGCATGCTGGCTTGATGTACTACACGATTGGTCAGCGACGCGGTTTGGGCCTTGGCGGCAACAAGGAAAGCAATGAGCCTTGGTTTGTAATCGGCAAGGATATTACCAAAAACGTGCTTTACGTTGGTCAAGGCTATGAAAATGAGCATCTGTATGCTACCCATCTGGAAGCCAGCGACATTCACTGGGTTGATGACGTGGTCAGTCGCTATGGTCGCCATTTCCACTGTACGGCTAAGTTCCGCTATCGTCAGATCGATGAGGGCGTTACGGTAACGATCAGTGATGACGATCAGATGGTAACGGTCGAGTTTGATGAGCCGGCACGGGCAATTACGCCAGGCCAGGCCGTAGTTTTCTATGACGGTCAGGAATGCCTGGGCAGTGCAATTATCGATCGTGCCTACAACCATGATCATCAACTTCAATACGTTTAA